One segment of Bacillus alkalisoli DNA contains the following:
- the bcd gene encoding branched-chain amino acid dehydrogenase, producing MEIFKYMEKYDYEQLVICQDKTSGLKAIIAIHDTTLGPALGGTRMWTYANEDAAIEDALRLAKGMTYKNAAAGLNLGGGKTVIIGDPRKDKNEEMFRAFGRYIQGLNGRYITAEDVGTTVADMDLIYEETDYVTGVSPAFGSSGNPSPVTAYGVYVGMKAAAKEAFGSDSLEGKVVAVQGVGNVAFNLCRHLHEEGAQLIVTDINKEAVQRAVEEFGAKAVDPSEIYSVDCDIYAPCALGATVNDETIPQLKAKVIAGAANNQLLDTKHGDIIHEMGIVYAPDYVINAGGVINVADELYGYNRDRAMKRVEGIYNNIEKVIEIAKRDNIPTYLAADRLAEERIERMKNTRSQFLQNGHSILSRRNGR from the coding sequence ATGGAAATTTTCAAATATATGGAGAAGTACGATTACGAACAATTAGTTATTTGCCAAGATAAAACTTCAGGATTAAAAGCTATTATCGCAATTCATGACACAACTTTAGGGCCTGCTTTAGGTGGAACTCGTATGTGGACTTATGCAAATGAAGATGCAGCGATTGAAGATGCATTACGTTTAGCAAAAGGTATGACTTACAAAAATGCAGCAGCCGGTTTAAATCTTGGTGGAGGCAAAACGGTTATTATTGGTGACCCTCGCAAAGACAAAAATGAAGAAATGTTCCGTGCATTCGGTCGTTACATCCAAGGACTTAACGGGCGTTATATTACTGCAGAAGATGTTGGGACTACAGTAGCTGACATGGACTTAATATATGAAGAAACGGATTACGTAACAGGTGTATCACCAGCATTCGGTTCTTCTGGTAACCCTTCGCCAGTAACAGCTTACGGAGTATATGTTGGTATGAAAGCGGCTGCTAAAGAAGCATTCGGATCTGACTCTTTAGAAGGTAAAGTAGTTGCAGTTCAAGGTGTTGGTAACGTAGCATTCAACCTTTGCCGTCACTTACACGAAGAAGGCGCACAACTAATCGTTACAGATATTAATAAAGAAGCAGTTCAACGTGCAGTAGAAGAATTCGGTGCAAAAGCAGTAGACCCAAGCGAAATCTACAGTGTTGATTGTGACATTTATGCACCATGTGCACTTGGAGCAACTGTTAACGACGAAACAATTCCACAACTAAAAGCGAAAGTAATCGCTGGTGCAGCGAACAACCAATTATTAGATACTAAACATGGTGATATCATCCACGAAATGGGTATCGTTTATGCACCTGATTATGTAATCAACGCAGGTGGAGTTATCAACGTAGCTGACGAATTATACGGATACAACCGTGACCGTGCTATGAAACGTGTTGAAGGAATTTATAACAACATTGAGAAAGTTATCGAGATCGCAAAACGTGATAACATTCCAACTTATTTAGCAGCTGACCGTTTAGCAGAAGAGCGTATCGAGCGTATGAAAAACACTCGTAGCCAATTCTTGCAAAACGGACACAGCATTTTAAGCCGCCGCAACGGTCGTTAA